Part of the Polyangium spumosum genome is shown below.
TCCTTGCCGGCTTCACCGCCGCCTCCGTCATCCTCGCCTTCAGCCCCTCTGCGCGCGCCTGGCTGTCCGAGCCAGAGGCCGCTGCCGACGCCGTCCCCCTCCCGCCCCTCGACGGACAGCTCCTTTTTGCTCCCGACGATCTCGGCGCTGCCGCGGACGATTTCGGCCACATCCTCCACCACACCCCGTTCGCCGTCCTCCTCCCCGGCTCGATCGCCGACATCCGCCGGATCGTCCGCTTCGCCCACGCCCACCGGATCCCGATCGGCGGGATGAGCATGATCGGCAATACCCATAGCGTCTATGGCCAATCCCAGGTCGAGGCTGGCATCGTGATCAACATGGCCTCCCTCGCCGCCATTCACGAGATCGACGAAGATTGCGCCCTCGTGGATGCCGGCGTCCGCTGGGTCGACCTGCTCGCCGCCACGACGCCGCTCGGCAAGAGCCCTCCTGCGCTCACCGATCACATCGACCTCAGCATCGGCGGCACCCTCTCCGTCGGCGGCATCGGCGGCCAGGCCTTCCGCCACGGCATGCTCGTCGACAACGTCCTCGAGCTCGAGGTCGTCACGGCGCAGGGACGGCTCGTCGCATGCTCTCCCACCCGCCACCCCGCGCTCTTCCACGCTGCCCTCGGGGGGATTGGCCAGTTCGGCATCATCACCCGCGCCCGCGTCCGCCTCGTCGACGTCCCCGGCATGGTTCGCCGTTATACGGCCTTGTACTCCGCCCTCGTCGACATGATGGCCGACCAGGAGATGCTCATGGACGACGGCCGCTTCGACTACGTCGAAGGTTTTGCGCTCCCCGCCGAGGGTGGTGGGTGGATGTATCAAATCGAGGCCGCAAAATATTACGCCCCCGGACAGCCCCCGGACGACGCCGCGCTCACGGGCGACCTCGGCTTCGCGCCCTCCACCCTCACGGCGGAAGACCTCACCCATTTCGATTTCGCGAACCGCATTGCCCCCCTCGTCGCGTTCCTGAAGTCCATCGGCGCCTGGGAGCTACCTCACCCCTGGATCGACACGTTCGTCCCTGGCTCCCAGGCGGCCTCCTTCATTCAATCCGTCCTCGACCAGACGACGGCCGACGACATGGGCGGCGGGCCCATCCTCATTTACCCGTTCAAGCGCGCCGCCGTCACCGCTCCCTTCGTCGCCCTCCCCGACGAGCCCACGGTGTATCTCTTCTCCCTGCTCCGCACCGCGCCTCCTCCCGCCGTCCCCGATCTCCTCGCCAAGAACCGCGCCATCTATGAGACCCTCCGCGATCTCGGCGGCAAGCGTTATGTCGCGAGCGGCGTCCCCTTCACCTCCGCCGACTGGCAGGATCACTTCGGCGCCGCGTGGCCGGCGTTCGTCCACTTGAAGCACCGCTTCGACCCTCGCCGCGTCCTCACGCCCGGCCCTGCCATCTTCGACTGAGATCGCGCGAGCGAGGGCCGAGGCGTCTCACGGCCCGCCCCCGATGATGGCCTCCGGGGCCTCGTCCTCCGCGCCTCCGGGCGCGGCGGGCGCGCCGCTCCCGGGCCTCTGGGAGAAGAAAACGCCCGCGCCGATCAGGCACAACACCACCGCGATCACCGCGAATATCTCGAGGACCTTCTTCATTCTCCAGCACTGCGGCGTCGCACCGCGACGCCGCAGCCTCCTCACCGGGATGGGGGATGGATCGACGAGCGCGCGCACCGAGGCCTTCCACGGCGGAGCCATCCGCCTGCGGCTCGAATGCGCGGCTCATCGAACGAGCGCGGCGTAGATTGCCCGCCGAAGGCCCCCTCGTCCAGAAGAAAGGTCCCGCATTACGGACATTGTCTGTCCGATCCCCCGCGCGGCGGGTTCAGGGGCTCGACGCCGCGGCGACCCCGAACACGCGGCCGGGGTCCAGTATCCCTCCACGGCGCCGCACGGCGACCCCGCCGGCCAGGCTCCCAGCGCGCGTCGTGCTGGAGCGTCCGCGCTGCGCGCCGCTCCCTTTCGATGAGGAGGCCCTGGCGCGGCAACTCGCAGGGAGTTCACCGAGGACAGCGTCGCGGCTTCGCTCGCGGCCCCCCGCGTCCAGGTGATCTTGGGGCTCTGCCCGAAGCGAGACGCTCGCTTTTTGGCGCGTCGGTTGCACCCCGGCCTGACCGTGAGGCGCCCGGCGCGCCCGTGTCAATCATGCGCGTCATATTTCCCGAGGTGGGCGGTGCCGGTGGAGAACCAGCGCCGACGGGCGGCCGCAAGGGCCATCTGCCCCTTTGGCTCAACCGGCCATCCATTGACGTATCATGCCGGCCTCACCAAATAAACGCTAGTTCATTACAAACATTGTTCGCGCGTGAAATATACGATTCAATCAATCGAGGCAATGTGCCTCCGGCGCAGAAGGAGTCGATGACCATGGCAACAACGAAACACTGCCGCTCCGCGATGGCCACCACCTGTGCCTTGGCGGTACACTTCGTCGTTCCGACACCCGTCGCGTACGCCGATCTCAAGGCTTGCTATCTGGTGGCGTACGATTGTAGATCGGCGGTTGGCGCGGACATTCTACTGGGAAGAAGAAATGTGATCATGAGGAGGCGCGGTGAGGTGGTCCTGTCGCAGCCTACCGTGCTGCTGAACGCTGGGCAATACCTGGTCCCGAGCGGCCTAGCAGAACCAGGTGAAACCGACGGAGCGGCATGCGCCATCCGGGAATTCTTGGAGGAGACAGGGATCGACATGAGCTCGTATCATGGCGAATTGTCGCGGTCGACGCGTACTTTGATGGATGAGAATACCAAGGAGAAGCATGCGGTGCACTATGTCCGCGTGGATGACGTCGTTGCCCTTGGGAACGCCATCCAGGTGAACCTAGACGCCTCGAACACGCTGGCCGACGAGCTCCACGAGGTTGAAATTTCCCCGGAATCCATCGCGATCCACTTCTTCCAGCCCGCCCCGCCGCGACATCATGCCAGGCTCGGGTACGTCATGCCCAAGTGGATGAGGGATCAGTACGACGAGGCCAGCCGCTCCGCATGGAACGGCCACCGCCTCGACACCTACCTCCTCAGTCCTGCATCCGACTGGTTCAAAATGGCGATCGAGCAAATGCCGAGCTGCCCTTGACGCTGCTCCTTGGCCCGACAGAGTTCGCATGGACGTACGTCGGGTCCCGCCGTCAAGCGGTTTCCGGCTCCTCCACGGGGCTCAGCAACCCCGGTGGCTCCACGCAGAAGATGCCGAGGCCGTCGACCCAATCCGAGCGCTCGCCGAGGAAGTATCGGACTCCGCCCACCACCATGCCGGGCGGGCAGACACCCATCCCGCGTCCATGAGTGCCGTGCTCGGCCCCACGCGGCTCTCGACCCCTGTGCCAGTTCACGAACAAGGTCTCGCCATCACTCAGTCGCAGGCATGAGATCCCGATAGCGTCGACCCAGTCCGACTTCCCGCCTTCATAGTACTGGACGCCGTTGACGACGTGTCCTGCCGGGCACTTCCCACCACCCATTCCGTGCGTTCCCTGCCCGCGACTGGGCTCGCCGGAAGGATCCCAGTCGTGCTCAGTTACTTTGCCCGTCAACAAGTTGATACAGGAGACACCGATTCTGTTCACCCAATCAGGGTTCTCTCCTGTGAAGTGCTC
Proteins encoded:
- a CDS encoding FAD-binding protein, whose translation is MTQPQNRRAFLAGFTAASVILAFSPSARAWLSEPEAAADAVPLPPLDGQLLFAPDDLGAAADDFGHILHHTPFAVLLPGSIADIRRIVRFAHAHRIPIGGMSMIGNTHSVYGQSQVEAGIVINMASLAAIHEIDEDCALVDAGVRWVDLLAATTPLGKSPPALTDHIDLSIGGTLSVGGIGGQAFRHGMLVDNVLELEVVTAQGRLVACSPTRHPALFHAALGGIGQFGIITRARVRLVDVPGMVRRYTALYSALVDMMADQEMLMDDGRFDYVEGFALPAEGGGWMYQIEAAKYYAPGQPPDDAALTGDLGFAPSTLTAEDLTHFDFANRIAPLVAFLKSIGAWELPHPWIDTFVPGSQAASFIQSVLDQTTADDMGGGPILIYPFKRAAVTAPFVALPDEPTVYLFSLLRTAPPPAVPDLLAKNRAIYETLRDLGGKRYVASGVPFTSADWQDHFGAAWPAFVHLKHRFDPRRVLTPGPAIFD
- a CDS encoding NUDIX hydrolase; its protein translation is MATTKHCRSAMATTCALAVHFVVPTPVAYADLKACYLVAYDCRSAVGADILLGRRNVIMRRRGEVVLSQPTVLLNAGQYLVPSGLAEPGETDGAACAIREFLEETGIDMSSYHGELSRSTRTLMDENTKEKHAVHYVRVDDVVALGNAIQVNLDASNTLADELHEVEISPESIAIHFFQPAPPRHHARLGYVMPKWMRDQYDEASRSAWNGHRLDTYLLSPASDWFKMAIEQMPSCP